The window ATGGAAGGGCGGTCCGCAGGCGCGGCAGCGGCGTCCGATGCGCCGCATCCGGCGCTGTGTCCGCCGCAAGGAACGGGTTCGTGGTGACGAACCGGGAAAGCGGGTCAAAAAAACAGTGATGTCGCAGAACGCAAATGATACTCGGCCTCAAGTTTTTTCTGACGCATGCACAAGTCGTTCTTTTGCCGACGTAAATTGTGCTACTCCCCGTACCGGGATCACGCATCGGCCATGACATGGTCGCGCGGCAGCTCAACTTGGAGCGCCTGCTGCGGCAGCCATCCCAGGCATAAAAAGACGTGACCCCGTGGCCGGAAGGTTTCCGGCGCGGCCAAGCATAGACAGTGGAACCCGCTCCGTCCACCCACAGCGATGCGCCCGCCCGTTCGTTAAAATCGACCTCGTCCGGACATATTTGCGGCAAATGCTACCGCTTTTTGCGTTTTTTTGACGCTGTTTATGTCATTTATGCGTAGTACGGGTTTTCTATTACCCGGGCAATCTGCCAAAGTGTGACGTGCGTCAACACGGCTCCGTATACGCAATCCTATGTTCAAAACGTCGGGACGACAGACCGATATAACCGAAAGGAGCGAATGGAAATGCCTATGTACCTCAAGACCATCGCTGCCGCGGCCTTGGCGCTCGGCGCCGCTGCTCTGGCACAGCCTGCCACCGCCGCGATGACCGGCGCCGCGGGCAATGCGGTCCAGACCGCGACCGACGGCGTCGGCCAGAAGAACACCACCAAGGTGCGCCACTACCGCCGTTACAGCCGCCGGCACTATCGCCGGTGGAGCCGCCGCCGCCACTACCGTCGGCGCAGCTACCGGCACTATCGCCGGTGGAGCCGTCCGCGGCATTACCGTCGCTACAGCCGCGGTCGCCGGTATCACATCCGTCCGCGCAGCCGCTACTACTGGCGGTAAGCCGGCGGGCAGGGGCCGGGGCGCCCCTGGCGGGTAATTCCGCGGCGCCGCGGTCCGCAACCGGCCAAAAAGAAGGCGGCCTCCCGGGGGATCGGGGGGCCGCTTTTCGTCGTCGGTCAGGATGCGGAGCGCCGGGGATGCGCTCCGCTTTTTTCGGGTTTGAGGGGCCGGCCTATGCTCGGCCCTCCTTGCTCTGGGGCCGGTTCAGGCCCGGCGCTCTCTTCCTAAGGGGCCGGCTTACGCCCGGCCCCAGGCCTCGTTGCCGTTGCCATTTTCAGGCGCGGGCTTGTCGCTCGCCGGATGGTCCGAGGCGCGGCCGGCATTGCGGCGGCGTTCGTCCATGAACTGGTCGAACTCGGCCTTGTCCTTGGCCTTGCGCAGGCGCTCCAGGAAGGCGATGAACTCGTCCTGCTCTTCCTCAAGGCGCCGCAGGGTCTCCTCGCGGTATTCGTCAAAGGCGGCGTTGCCGCTCGAAGCGCGGCGCATGTCGCCCTTCCACCAGTTGCGGCGACCCGCCCCGTCCATGTTGTGCCAGCGGCCGCGGTTCTTTCCACATCCCATTCGTCCACTCCATATGACATAGGCCAACAAGGCGAGGCCGAGCGGCCAGAAGATGATGAACGCCAGGATCGTCAGCGCGATCCAAGCCGGCTTTCCGTATTCGTCCACTCTTGCTGCCAGTTCCATTTCGTCCTCATGCTCATGTAAATGTTATTTACATTAACTTATGTGGACGAAACCGGCGGCGGTTTCAAGTGGGTTCGGTGAAAAATCGGTAAGGCGGTGTGGGCAGGCGGCGTCGCGGCGCCTTCGATCCCGGCGGATAGATCGTCAGATGCGGATGCCGAGGCCGCGCAGGTAGATGAGGATCGCCGCTTCCAGCAGCTCCTCCGGTGCCATCGGCAGTTTGCGCCGCGCCGCATCGCCGCGGGAAAACAGCGCCGCGATGCCGTGCGACACCGACCAGATGTGAAGGCTGACCATCAGCGCCGGCGGGCGCTGGTCGGCGGGCGCTTCCTGGCACAGGATCTCGCTCGCCCGGCGCAGCACCGAGAACGCCTTTTCGTTGGCGCGGGAGAGTTCCGGACTGGTGTCGCTCGGCAGCCCCGCCTCAAACATGACCGCGTAATCGGCCGGGTTTTCCCGGGCGAATTTCAGATAGGCGCGGCCGACCCGCTCGAAGGCGGAGACCGGGTTCGGCGTGCCGTCCTCCCAGGCCGTCTCCAGCGCCTCGGCGAGGCGGTCGAAGCCGCGGCGGGCGACCTCGGCCATCAGGTCCTCGCGGTCGCGGAAATGCCGGTAGGGCGCGGCGGGCGAGACGCCGGCGGCGCGGGCGGCCTCCGCCATGGTGAAGCCGGACGGGCCCTTTTCGGCAATTAGCTCCAGCGCCGCGCGGACCAGCTCGTCCGGCAGGTTGCCGTGGTGATAGGCGCGGCGGCCCTTGTCGCTGCGGGATTTCGACCAGCTCATGTGAAGGCTTTTCACATAATTCCGCCCGCTTGCACAGGGCGATTGGACGGCGCGCGGTGCCCCGGTGCCGTTTGCGACGCCCCATTAAACGGCCCTTAAGGGTCGCCGGTTATTGTTTTATGGCGTGTATAGAATAGGAATTGCACCTTGCAGATGAGCGAGCCCGACCTCTTCGTCTTTCACGAACCGGCCGAAGGCGACATCCGGCTGCCGACGTCGGCGCGGGTAATCGACCGCGAACGGCTGATCTCGGTCGAGGCCAAGGTGCACAGTTTCCGGCGTACGGGCTGTGTCCTGGAAACCCGGGACAATTCCGACGTCCCGGACTACCTGTCGCTGCACTTCAACAATCTCGACCAGTTGATCGGTGCCTGCGTCACCTGGCGGCGCGGGAAGATGACCGGCGTCGACTTCGAGACCGGCTCGCTGCCGGAAAACGACCTGCGCCAGGAGGCGCGGGTGCCGGTGAACATGCCAGCCGTGGTCAAGGATCCGACCGGCGACTGGAAGGCGAGCTGCGTCATCACCGATGCCAGCCGGTCCGGATGCCGCCTGCGCTCCGACAAGGCGATGAGCTTTCCGATCGACGTTCAGGTCAATATCGAGGCCGTCGACCGGCCGATCGGCGGCAAGGTGGTGTGGCGGCGCAAGAACCAGATCGGTGTCGCGCTGTCGTGGAACGAGCGGCGACCGGCGGCGCGCGACGAGGAACCGTTCCGGCTGAACGAGCGCAAGGCGCGCCAAGGGGCGGACGGTTAGCGCGGTTTCAGCGCGCGATCTTCAGGATTTTTTCCAGGTCGAGATGGGCCTCGATATGGTCGGCGAGCGCGTCAAGCGTTGCCTCGATGGCGGCGTCGTGGCTCCGGTTCGACGGAGTGCCGCCGAGGGCTTCGATGAAGGCGGCGCGCTGGGCGTCATTCCCGAAGAGGCCGTGCAGATAGGTGCCGGAGACGAGGCCGTCGGCGGAGGTCGCGCCGTCGCTGCGGCCATCGGCAAAGCTCAGCACCGGCCGTCGCGTGTCCGGCCCAAAGGTGTCTCCGATGTGCATCTCGTAGCCGGCAAAGGGCGCGCCATTGGCGGCGCTCGTGCCCGAGGTCTCGGTCAGACGCTTGTCGCCGGTTAGCACCGTTTCGACGCTAAGGAGCCCGAGGCCGGGAACGGTTGCCGGCGGACCCTCGATGCCGTCGGGATCGGAGATCGTTTTTCCCAGCATCTGGTAGCCGCCGCAGATGCCGAGCACTTTCCCGTCGCGGCGATGGTGGCCGGCAAGGTCGATGTCCCAGCCATTGGCGCGGAAGTCCGCGAGGTCGGCGATGGTCGCCTTGGAGCCCGGCAGGATGACGAGGTCCAGGGGGGCCGGCAGGGGCTCGCCCGGTTCGACGAAGACGAGGTCGACGTCCGGCTCGGCGGCGAGCGGGTCGAAATCGTCGAAATTGGCGATCCGTGGCAGCAGCGGCACGGCGATTCGTATCCGTGCCCCGTCCTTGCGTACGGGCGTCCGTTCGGCGAGCTCGAAGGCGTCCTCGGCCGGCAGCAGCCGGGCGGCATCGAAATAGGGCAGGAGCCCGATCGCCGCCCAGCCGGTCCGCTCTGTTATCGTCGTCATGCCCTCGGCGAAGAGGCCCGAGTCGCCGCGCATCTTGTTGACGATGAAGCCCTCGATCATCGCCGCATCATCCGCATCGAGCACCGTCTTGGTGCCGACGAGGCTGGCGATGACGCCGCCGCGGTCGATGTCGCCGACGAGGACGACGGGCACGTCGGCGGCGCGGGCAAAGCCCATATTGGCGATGTCGTTGGCCCTCAGATTCGTCTCTGCGGCGCTGCCGGCGCCTTCCACGACGACGATGTCGGCCTCGGCCCTGAGCCGTTCGAAGCTTTCCAGCACGGCCGGCATCAGGCCCTTTTTGATCTCCTGGAACTCGCGCGCCTTGGCGCTTCCCGTCACCTTGCCCTGGACGACGACCTGGGCGCCGACCTCGCTCTGGGGCTTCAAGAGCACCGGGTTCATGTGGACAGTGGGGGGAACGCCGCAGGCCGTTGCCTGAAGCGCCTGGGCGCGGCCGATCTCGCCGCCATCGGCGGTCACCATGGCGTTGTTCGACATGTTCTGCGGCTTGAAGGGGCGCACGGTCAGGCCGCGCCGGGTGAGCGCGCGCGCGATGCCCGCCGTCAGCAGGGACTTGCCGACATTGGAGCCCGTTCCCTGGAACATGACGGCCCGTCCGCCGGCGCTTTTGCGCCCGCTTGCCGTCCCGTTCCCGTCGATGATGCGATTGACACCCATTTCGGCCCGTAATAATCAGAATCCGACGGTTCTTCCATCGGGAAGATAATAGGGAATGCGGTGAGGGCTTTGCCCGATGCCGCAGCTGCCCCCGCAACTGTAGGCGGAATGCCGCTTGTCGGTGCGCCACTGGGTCACTTGAACGAACCCGGGAAGGCGACAAGCGGCGGAACGATCCGCGAGCCAGGAGACCTGCCGTCGACAGAAAGATTGCGCGGTCGAACGGGGTGCGTCGGCCAGGGCAAACGCCGCGAGGGATTCTTCGTCCAGCGGCGCGTTTCGCTCACCATCAGGCGATTCGGAAATGCAAGGCACCCGGTAACAGCGCGCGTTTCTTAGCGCGCCGGACAAGGACTGCGCGGTGCCGGACGACGATCAGCCTCTTCTCCACGTCTGCGTGACCTGCAAGAACGCCAAGCTTCCCGCGCCCGGCGAGGACGACCCGGCGCATGGCCGCGTCCTCTTTGAGCGGATCGCAGCAAAGCTTGAGGCCGATGGGGAGGCGCCGATCGCGGTGGAGCCCATCGTCTGCATGGCCAATTGCGAGCAGGGCTGCTCTGTCGCCATCTCCGCACCCGGCAAATGGTCCTATCTCCTCGGCCACCTGACGCCCGACCACGCCGACGATCTCATCACCTATGGCGCCGCCTTTCGCGCATCGAAGAAGGGCACCGTCTTCCGGTCCAAGCGACCGGCCTCCCTCTACGACGCCATCGTTGCCCGCTTTCCCGGCATGCTTGCCAAGGACGAGGAACCCCAGACATGAAGACCATCGCCGAGCGCATTCCCGTCACCGTGATCACCGGCTTCCTCGGCGCCGGCAAGACGACGCTGCTGCGCCATGTCCTTGAGAATGCCGGCGGACGGCGCTTTGCCGTCCTCGTCAACGAGTTCGGCTCGGTCGGCGTCGACGGCGGGCTCCTGCAGGGCTGCGGTCTCGCCTCGTGCCGGGACGAGGACATCGTGGAACTGGCCAATGGCTGCATCTGCTGCACGGTCGCCGACGACTTCC of the Rhodobium gokarnense genome contains:
- a CDS encoding DUF2852 domain-containing protein; its protein translation is MELAARVDEYGKPAWIALTILAFIIFWPLGLALLAYVIWSGRMGCGKNRGRWHNMDGAGRRNWWKGDMRRASSGNAAFDEYREETLRRLEEEQDEFIAFLERLRKAKDKAEFDQFMDERRRNAGRASDHPASDKPAPENGNGNEAWGRA
- a CDS encoding TetR/AcrR family transcriptional regulator, with the protein product MSWSKSRSDKGRRAYHHGNLPDELVRAALELIAEKGPSGFTMAEAARAAGVSPAAPYRHFRDREDLMAEVARRGFDRLAEALETAWEDGTPNPVSAFERVGRAYLKFARENPADYAVMFEAGLPSDTSPELSRANEKAFSVLRRASEILCQEAPADQRPPALMVSLHIWSVSHGIAALFSRGDAARRKLPMAPEELLEAAILIYLRGLGIRI
- a CDS encoding PilZ domain-containing protein — encoded protein: MSEPDLFVFHEPAEGDIRLPTSARVIDRERLISVEAKVHSFRRTGCVLETRDNSDVPDYLSLHFNNLDQLIGACVTWRRGKMTGVDFETGSLPENDLRQEARVPVNMPAVVKDPTGDWKASCVITDASRSGCRLRSDKAMSFPIDVQVNIEAVDRPIGGKVVWRRKNQIGVALSWNERRPAARDEEPFRLNERKARQGADG
- a CDS encoding cobyric acid synthase, with product MFQGTGSNVGKSLLTAGIARALTRRGLTVRPFKPQNMSNNAMVTADGGEIGRAQALQATACGVPPTVHMNPVLLKPQSEVGAQVVVQGKVTGSAKAREFQEIKKGLMPAVLESFERLRAEADIVVVEGAGSAAETNLRANDIANMGFARAADVPVVLVGDIDRGGVIASLVGTKTVLDADDAAMIEGFIVNKMRGDSGLFAEGMTTITERTGWAAIGLLPYFDAARLLPAEDAFELAERTPVRKDGARIRIAVPLLPRIANFDDFDPLAAEPDVDLVFVEPGEPLPAPLDLVILPGSKATIADLADFRANGWDIDLAGHHRRDGKVLGICGGYQMLGKTISDPDGIEGPPATVPGLGLLSVETVLTGDKRLTETSGTSAANGAPFAGYEMHIGDTFGPDTRRPVLSFADGRSDGATSADGLVSGTYLHGLFGNDAQRAAFIEALGGTPSNRSHDAAIEATLDALADHIEAHLDLEKILKIAR
- a CDS encoding DUF1636 domain-containing protein; translated protein: MPDDDQPLLHVCVTCKNAKLPAPGEDDPAHGRVLFERIAAKLEADGEAPIAVEPIVCMANCEQGCSVAISAPGKWSYLLGHLTPDHADDLITYGAAFRASKKGTVFRSKRPASLYDAIVARFPGMLAKDEEPQT